In the Daphnia pulicaria isolate SC F1-1A chromosome 2, SC_F0-13Bv2, whole genome shotgun sequence genome, one interval contains:
- the LOC124326301 gene encoding carbohydrate sulfotransferase 11-like, whose product MDSIESTCRWFNYCSSCCNKYATKLNFPSNMSRCVVSRFCFRQIVFCCFLCVVSLLLFLNQPGNLNNYVSAVLADPPRTELMEIQQLERLNLLQEKCRNTTAANHQPNKRKMAAIPVRFKIEDRHRVMYCDVPKVASTNLKGLMLILSGQVETDDLSSIPRLTIHEQNPMRILNANNLNDTMKNGLGDFTKFIFVRHPFERLVSAYRDKLAGNDAFYKKAVGREIIRKYRQNPNQLSLETGHDVTFPEFVRFIVDEWRNGRKPLDVHWRPVVDLCRPCDMKFHFIGKFETLNQDVNFLLDKLNETDLSRLFAGQPTKPKTTSSLWKDLMKQISQQQLRELNQMFADDFRLFGYPQYTAEK is encoded by the exons ATGGACTCGATCGAGTCGACTTGTCGATGGTTCAACTACTGCAGCAGTTGTTGTAATAAATACGCCACGAAATTAAACTTTCCATCAAACATGTCGAGGTGTGTTGTGTCGAGATTTTGCTTCCGTCAAATTGTTTTCTGCTGCTTTTTGTGTGTCGTGTCGCTCCTATTGTTCCTCAATCAGCCCGGCAATTTGAATAACTACGTGTCGGCCGTGTTAGCAGATCCGCCCAGGACGGAACTAATGGAAATCCAGCAACTAGAGAGGCTGAATTTGTTACAGGAGAAATGCCGAAACACGACAGCGGCCAATCATCAACCGAATAAGCGAAAAATGGCGGCCATTCCTGTCCGGTTCAAAATTGAGGATCGACATCGGGTCATGTACTGCGATGTTcccaaa GTGGCCAGCACGAATTTGAAGGGACTCATGTTGATTCTATCGGGACAGGTGGAGACGGACGATTTGTCGTCCATCCCGAGATTGACCATCCACGAACAAAATCCAATGCGAATTTTGAACGCCAACAATTTGAACGACACGATGAAAAACGGACTGGGCGACTTTACCAAATTCATTTTCGTCCGCCATCCGTTCGAAAGGCTCGTCTCGGCCTACCGGGACAAATTGGCCGGCAACGACGCCTTTTACAAAAAGGCCGTCGGAAGAGAAATCATCCGCAAATATCGTCAAAATCCCAATCAGCTTTCACTGGAAACGGGACACGACGTGACTTTTCCCGAATTCGTCcgtttcatcgtcgacgaGTGGAGAAACGGACGGAAACCGCTGGACGTCCATTGGCGGCCGGTCGTCGACCTTTGCCGTCCGTGTGACATGAAATTCCATTTcatcgggaaatttgaaacgtTAAACCAAGACGTCAATTTCCTACTGGACAAGTTGAACGAAACTGACCTGAGTCGACTCTTTGCGGGACAGCCGACTAAGCCGAAAACGACGTCGTCTCTGTGGAAAGATTTGATGAAGCAAATCAGCCAACAACAGCTGCGTGAACTCAATCAAATGTTTGCCGACGATTTCCGGTTGTTCGGATATCCGCAATACACCGCAGAAAAATGA
- the LOC124326289 gene encoding N-acetylneuraminate 9-O-acetyltransferase-like isoform X2, whose amino-acid sequence MAPSAPMLLLVAVVLSIGLFHTLISITFKEGRGIFKSTSNRDPTAQLNITTESPTENELPFCMGNLLDKKRYYYVQKAKGSYYDSSRLMTRSGSCQLLNYTTERLVACLDTLRNRQPFDGPLHLLFMGDSRIRQQFLNFVMPDYDLIMHPSNAPLRFQHDVEVTSKILGLRLSFKWQPFLNDNVVKLVRQWANSTPSGRPSFILLSMALWHMLRVQHRYYEEKLTELAPVLAQLSNVTRVIWLNQYPTIASSGANISPNTQIHSKKIHIYNTSVRRILLGDQKGGNRSNVQIWDSGNRLVEEYIRSCDQFKRYERQKITRALLKMKFCSSAYRNCQDSVHTGYSALSQITQLLFNDICSATRLTK is encoded by the exons ATGGCACCATCGGCGCCGATGCTCTTGTTAGTTGCTGTAGTACTCTCCATTGGTTTGTTCCACACACTCATTTCCATCACGTTCAAAGAAGGGAGAGGAATATTCAAAAGCACATCAAATAGAGACCCGACAGCTCAGCTAAATATTAC GACGGAATCGCCAACGGAAAATGAATTGCCATTTTGCATGGGGAACCTTCTCGATAAGAAGCGATACTATTACGTTCAAAAAGCCAAAGGATCGTACTACGACAGCAGCCGTTTAATGACTCGATCGGGATCGTGCCAACTGCTGAATTACACGACTGAGCGTCTAGTCGCCTGTCTCGACACCCTTCGTAATCGGCAACCGTTTGATGGGCCATTGCATTTGCTATTCATGGGCGATTCAAGAATTCGCCAACAGTTTCTCAACTTT gtGATGCCAGATTACGACCTGATAATGCACCCAAGTAACGCTCCTCTACGTTTTCAACATGACGTGGAAGTGACAAGTAAAATCCTTGGACTGCGACTCTCGTTTAAATGGCAGCCCTTTCTCAATGACAACGTCGTCAAGTTGGTGCGTCAATGGGCAAATTCTACTCCAAGTGGAAGACCCTCCTTTATTTTGCTAA GTATGGCCCTGTGGCACATGTTGCGCGTACAACACCGCTATTATGAAGAAAAACTGACGGAACTGGCCCCGGTTTTGGCCCAGCTGTCGAATGTCACTCGAGTCATTTGGCTCAATCAATATCCGACAATTGCATCCAGCGGCGCAAATATTTCTCCCAACACGCAGATTCATTCGAAGAAGATACACATCTACAACACATCCGTCAGGCGCATTCTACTCGG GGATCAGAAGGGCGGCAACAGGAGCAATGTGCAGATTTGGGATTCAGGGAATCGACTGGTCGAGGAGTACATCCGCAGTTGCGACCAATTCAAACGCTACGAGAGGCAGAAAATTACTCGTGCcttattgaaaatgaaattctgcTCTAGCGCTTACCGAAATTGCCAAGACTCTGTGCACACGGGCTATTCGGCTCTCTCGCAAATCACTCAGCTCTTGTTCAACGACATTTGCAGTGCAACTCGATTGACGAAATAA
- the LOC124326289 gene encoding N-acetylneuraminate 9-O-acetyltransferase-like isoform X1 has translation MAPSAPMLLLVAVVLSIGLFHTLISITFKEGRGIFKSTSNRDPTAQLNITTESPTENELPFCMGNLLDKKRYYYVQKAKGSYYDSSRLMTRSGSCQLLNYTTERLVACLDTLRNRQPFDGPLHLLFMGDSRIRQQFLNFVRVMPDYDLIMHPSNAPLRFQHDVEVTSKILGLRLSFKWQPFLNDNVVKLVRQWANSTPSGRPSFILLSMALWHMLRVQHRYYEEKLTELAPVLAQLSNVTRVIWLNQYPTIASSGANISPNTQIHSKKIHIYNTSVRRILLGDQKGGNRSNVQIWDSGNRLVEEYIRSCDQFKRYERQKITRALLKMKFCSSAYRNCQDSVHTGYSALSQITQLLFNDICSATRLTK, from the exons ATGGCACCATCGGCGCCGATGCTCTTGTTAGTTGCTGTAGTACTCTCCATTGGTTTGTTCCACACACTCATTTCCATCACGTTCAAAGAAGGGAGAGGAATATTCAAAAGCACATCAAATAGAGACCCGACAGCTCAGCTAAATATTAC GACGGAATCGCCAACGGAAAATGAATTGCCATTTTGCATGGGGAACCTTCTCGATAAGAAGCGATACTATTACGTTCAAAAAGCCAAAGGATCGTACTACGACAGCAGCCGTTTAATGACTCGATCGGGATCGTGCCAACTGCTGAATTACACGACTGAGCGTCTAGTCGCCTGTCTCGACACCCTTCGTAATCGGCAACCGTTTGATGGGCCATTGCATTTGCTATTCATGGGCGATTCAAGAATTCGCCAACAGTTTCTCAACTTTGTCAGG gtGATGCCAGATTACGACCTGATAATGCACCCAAGTAACGCTCCTCTACGTTTTCAACATGACGTGGAAGTGACAAGTAAAATCCTTGGACTGCGACTCTCGTTTAAATGGCAGCCCTTTCTCAATGACAACGTCGTCAAGTTGGTGCGTCAATGGGCAAATTCTACTCCAAGTGGAAGACCCTCCTTTATTTTGCTAA GTATGGCCCTGTGGCACATGTTGCGCGTACAACACCGCTATTATGAAGAAAAACTGACGGAACTGGCCCCGGTTTTGGCCCAGCTGTCGAATGTCACTCGAGTCATTTGGCTCAATCAATATCCGACAATTGCATCCAGCGGCGCAAATATTTCTCCCAACACGCAGATTCATTCGAAGAAGATACACATCTACAACACATCCGTCAGGCGCATTCTACTCGG GGATCAGAAGGGCGGCAACAGGAGCAATGTGCAGATTTGGGATTCAGGGAATCGACTGGTCGAGGAGTACATCCGCAGTTGCGACCAATTCAAACGCTACGAGAGGCAGAAAATTACTCGTGCcttattgaaaatgaaattctgcTCTAGCGCTTACCGAAATTGCCAAGACTCTGTGCACACGGGCTATTCGGCTCTCTCGCAAATCACTCAGCTCTTGTTCAACGACATTTGCAGTGCAACTCGATTGACGAAATAA
- the LOC124326209 gene encoding alpha-(1,3)-fucosyltransferase C-like, giving the protein MEVIKKVSQLESKMFNVNRRAIVSFIALVFLLIEWTFFAGHHVSRPSLPNHSTLQPALSNQQQQPQQLYHLIDNYSKDQLPLPLANQDDEPPAFKRILFWNTFKKEKNYGVGLGRDALRQWGCPVWRCETSDNRTDVQNYDAIVFHLRTWNQKDLPKRRSPHQRYVFFSLESPAWAAYRVARMANFFNWTMTYRWDSDMIHPYGYITPTGNVPLHPTPNQLNKLFYETTNETTKVNYAQGKKKMAAWFVSNCQAVVSNRNEMVKKLQKYMTIDVYGNCGNMTCPKKRDKSFESSDECRDMVAKNYKFYFALENSLCRHYVTEKFFDNMRRPILPVVFGLHDDHEKLAPPHSFVNGAKFKSMKALADYLILLDKNDTLYNEYFWWKPHFQVRDSQRDKNQGMCHLCAALHDPTRPRQIYADLTDWWETKSKCVFSPAIS; this is encoded by the exons ATGGAAGTGATTAAAAAAGTGTCACAACTTGAATCGAAAATGTTCAACGTCAATCGCCGTGCAATCGTTTCGTTCATCGCAttggttttccttttgatcGAGTGGACATTTTTTGCCGGCCATCACGTCAGCAGACCGAGTCTTCCAAACCACTCGACGTTGCAACCAGCACTCTcgaatcaacagcagcagccccaaCAACTCTACCACCTGATTGACAATTATTCAAAGGATCAACTGCCATTGCCGTTGGCCAATCAAGACGATGAACCGCCAGCATTCAAAAGGATCCTCTTCTGGAATACG ttcaaaaaagaaaagaattacgGGGTGGGGCTCGGCCGGGACGCCTTGCGCCAATGGGGCTGTCCCGTTTGGCGGTGCGAAACGTCAGACAACCGGACCGACGTCCAGAATTACGACGCCATCGTCTTTCATCTTCGCACCTGGAACCAAAAAGATTTGCCGAAGCGTCGCTCGCCTCACCAGCGCTACGTTTTCTTTAGCCTCGAGTCGCCGGCCTGGGCCGCCTACAGAGTCGCCCGTATGGCCAATTTCTTCAACTGGACCATGACGTACCGATGGGACTCGGACATGATCCACCCTTACGGCTACATCACGCCAACGGGAAACGTCCCCCTCCATCCCACTCcaaatcaattgaataaaCTTTTCTATGAAACCACTAATGAAACCACCAAAGTCAATTACGcccagggaaaaaagaaaatggccgcCTGGTTCGTGTCCAACTGCCAAGCAGTCGTCAGCAACCGAAACGAAATGGTCAAAAAACTGCAAAAGTACATGACAATTGACGTGTACGGCAATTGCGGGAACATGACGTGCCCAAAGAAACGTGACAAATCGTTCGAGTCGAGCGACGAGTGCCGGGACATGGTggccaaaaattacaaattctaTTTCGCCCTGGAGAATTCCCTCTGCCGCCATTACGTCACCGAAAA ATTTTTCGACAACATGCGCCGCCCGATCCTGCCCGTCGTTTTCGGCCTCCACGACGACCACGAAAAACTGGCACCGCCGCATTCCTTCGTAAacggcgccaaattcaaatcaatgaaAGCCCTGGCCGATTATTTGATCCTCCTGGACAAGAACGACACGCTGTACAACGAGTACTTTTGGTGGAAGCCTCACTTTCAGGTGCGGGACAGCCAACGGGACAAGAACCAGGGCATGTGCCACCTGTGCGCCGCCCTCCACGACCCGACTCGCCCGCGCCAAATCTACGCCGATTTAACCGACTGGTGGGAAACCAAATCCAAGTGCGTTTTCTCGCCCGCCATCTCGTGA
- the LOC124326328 gene encoding beta-1,4-galactosyltransferase 3-like → MACCVVTVSHGLRVAIKTCWIIIVVASFYVLFLNSRHVNRPFISSLLDPADSAREWCPIPSPKLIGWTNISSLAMDVLRKNQQHQKSVIKIDRVRDGGKYEPAECQSRNRIAIVVPYRNRADHLAVFLRYMHPFLQRQQLSYIIIVVEQSDNGNSPFNRGMLMNIGFNEAQQLMEKFQCVIFHDVDLLPENDANPYTCPQDGRPRQMSFSIDYLNHYKPTARNHFGGVTALSTNDFRTLGGYSNAFWGWGGEDDELYNRVKSHNMTVTRAFDGQQPPSLFIPLTRYKSLSHRKAKPNPDRKRLLKQASTGYKADGGLATLVYKRLDWQLKPLYTHVLVDIHP, encoded by the exons ATGGCCTGTTGCGTCGTCACCGTCTCCCACGGTCTACGAGTCGCCATTAAAACCTGCTGGATCATAATTGTTGTCGCATCGTTTTACGTCCTTTTCCTCAACAGCCGTCATGTTAATCGGCCGTTCATCTCGTCGTTGTTGGATCCTGCCGATTCCGCCCGTGAATGGTGTCCCATTCCATCGCCTAAACTGA TTGGCTGGACAAACATTTCGTCGTTGGCAATGGACGTCCTCCGAAAGAACCAGCAACATCAAAAATCGGTTATTAAAATCGACCGAGTCAGAGACGGCGGGAAATACGAACCGGCCGAGTGTCAGTCACGCAACCGAATCGCCATCGTCGTGCCTTATCGCAACCGGGCCGACCATTTGGCCGTTTTCCTGCGCTACATGCACCCGTTCCTGCAGAGGCAGCAGCTCAGCtacatcatcatcgtcgtcgagCAATCCGACA ACGGTAATTCGCCTTTCAACCGCGGAATGCTGATGAACATTGGCTTCAACGAGGCTCAACAGCTGATGGAGAAATTCCAATGTGTCATCTTTCACGACGTGGATTTGCTGCCGGAGAACGACGCCAATCCTTACACCTGCCCGCAAGACGGCCGGCCTCGGCAAATGTCCTTCTCCATCGACTACTTGAACCATTACAA ACCGACGGCGAGAAATCATTTCGGTGGCGTGACGGCCCTGTCGACCAACGACTTCCGGACCCTCGGCGGCTATTCCAACGCCTTCTGGGGCTGGGGCGGCGAGGACGATGAGCTTTACAACCGGGTCAAGTCCCACAACATGACGGTGACTAGGGCCTTTGACGGCCAGCAGCCGCCGTCGCTCTTCATCCCTTTGACCAGGTACAAGTCGCTGTCCCATCGGAAAGCCAAGCCCAATCCGGATCGCAAGCGGCTGCTCAAACAAGCGTCGACCGGATACAAGGCCGACGGCGGATTGGCCACTCTCGTGTACAAGAGACTCGATTGGCAGCTCAAGCCGCTCTACACCCACGTACTCGTCGACATTCACCCGTGA
- the LOC124326279 gene encoding uncharacterized protein LOC124326279 isoform X3: MYGSNFSDPKFYNKYLKWFGETLRTIPMKYPGWVVRIYHQLKSDDVDSWKALNDVLDLKGNGDHIDLCNATQVIRNRHLGDIFEMTWRWLPMLDDMVDTLMSRDSDSVIITREQDAVAEWLASNKTYHIMRDHPQHCLFFVGCCWGVKINQERSAIVAVAEEMFKKNHLHKKGYDQEILIKHFKTMAVKSMVAHDSYCCGKFPGSQPFPTPRQNGWFIGWQRKVLAELKVPCPENCRPHNLTGPAALADWSLC; encoded by the exons ATGTACGGCAGCAATTTCTCAGATCCGAAATTTTACAACAagtacttgaaatggtttggtGAAACTCTCAGGACAATCCCAATGAAATATCCAG GATGGGTGGTCAGAATTTATCATCAGCTGAAGAGCGACGACGTGGACAGTTGGAAAGCCCTAAATGATGTCCTTGATTTAAAGGGCAACGGTGACCACATTGATCTCTGCAATGCGACGCAAGTAATCAGGAATCGACATCTGGGAGACATTTTCGAGATGACTTGGCGCTGG TTGCCAATGCTGGATGATATGGTAGACACTTTGATGTCGAGGGACTCGGACAGTGTCATAATTACTCGTGAACAAGATGCCGTGGCTGAGTGGCTGGCCAGCAACAAAACCTATCACATCATGAGAGATCACCCACAGCATTGTCTGTTTTTCGTCGGGT GTTGCTGGGGAGTAAAAATCAACCAGGAACGCTCTGCAATCGTCGCAGTAGCCGAGGAGATGTTTAAAAAGAATCACTTGCACAAAAAAGGATACGACCAAGAAATACTGATCAAGCACTTTAAAACCATGGCCGTCAAAAGCATG GTTGCACATGACAGCTACTGCTGCGGAAAATTCCCGGGCAGCCAGCCGTTTCCGACCCCGAGACAAAACGGTTGGTTCATCGGATGGCAACGCAAAGTATTAGCAGAGCTCAAAGTACCATGTCCGGAAAATTGCCGACCACACAACTTGACCGGACCAGCAGCATTAGCCGATTGGAGTTTGTGctga
- the LOC124326279 gene encoding uncharacterized protein LOC124326279 isoform X2, whose product MLSITPHPDTIPHHIWESDRPSTRNNPPTAITENSLATSFKSTCGAAADRRGPHQKVIGYSMYGSNFSDPKFYNKYLKWFGETLRTIPMKYPGWVVRIYHQLKSDDVDSWKALNDVLDLKGNGDHIDLCNATQVIRNRHLGDIFEMTWRWLPMLDDMVDTLMSRDSDSVIITREQDAVAEWLASNKTYHIMRDHPQHCLFFVGCCWGVKINQERSAIVAVAEEMFKKNHLHKKGYDQEILIKHFKTMAVKSMVAHDSYCCGKFPGSQPFPTPRQNGWFIGWQRKVLAELKVPCPENCRPHNLTGPAALADWSLC is encoded by the exons ATGCTTTCGATTACACCACACCCTGACACTATACCTCATCATATTTGGGAGTCtg ATAGGCCTAGCACGCGTAATAATCCACCTACAGCAATAACAGAAAATTCATTAGCAACATCATTTAAATCAACTTGCGGTGCGGCAGCTGATCGTAGAGGTCCACATCAAAAAGTCATCGGCTATTCCATGTACGGCAGCAATTTCTCAGATCCGAAATTTTACAACAagtacttgaaatggtttggtGAAACTCTCAGGACAATCCCAATGAAATATCCAG GATGGGTGGTCAGAATTTATCATCAGCTGAAGAGCGACGACGTGGACAGTTGGAAAGCCCTAAATGATGTCCTTGATTTAAAGGGCAACGGTGACCACATTGATCTCTGCAATGCGACGCAAGTAATCAGGAATCGACATCTGGGAGACATTTTCGAGATGACTTGGCGCTGG TTGCCAATGCTGGATGATATGGTAGACACTTTGATGTCGAGGGACTCGGACAGTGTCATAATTACTCGTGAACAAGATGCCGTGGCTGAGTGGCTGGCCAGCAACAAAACCTATCACATCATGAGAGATCACCCACAGCATTGTCTGTTTTTCGTCGGGT GTTGCTGGGGAGTAAAAATCAACCAGGAACGCTCTGCAATCGTCGCAGTAGCCGAGGAGATGTTTAAAAAGAATCACTTGCACAAAAAAGGATACGACCAAGAAATACTGATCAAGCACTTTAAAACCATGGCCGTCAAAAGCATG GTTGCACATGACAGCTACTGCTGCGGAAAATTCCCGGGCAGCCAGCCGTTTCCGACCCCGAGACAAAACGGTTGGTTCATCGGATGGCAACGCAAAGTATTAGCAGAGCTCAAAGTACCATGTCCGGAAAATTGCCGACCACACAACTTGACCGGACCAGCAGCATTAGCCGATTGGAGTTTGTGctga
- the LOC124326218 gene encoding uncharacterized protein LOC124326218, translating into MTLLLAILSHAGMLLGRGLRPQRWLAFIRTRLFLFTAAAAFFLFPFFSSYVIVFHQQQQQQHQADSGLLVRPSSHLLAPTNQQQQPTSAGASFPASALRDDAGDGAAVLLMPSSGQVQQAPAPAPAPAARKNQQFHKDDQPAAPATLRPASSSFKSSCSLAADLRGPHQKVIGYSIYGDFSQTATADRYLTPLAETLKDIALAYPGWIVRIHHNLSRKEKETSSWKMLEKAVGSAGNHVDLCNVTEIVTSRKMAKAKFIFPMTWRWLPVLDGLVDTFMSRDADSVILPRERDAVVQWLASNQSFHMMRDHPAHCIFMLGGLWGVKLAGDSNRRRQVTKAFERLFSQEKHVNQYNFDQRLLTKRIWPIAKSSHMAHDSYCCQKFKGSRPFPTQRSRQLTFVGGIQQKNQTIQSPCPKACRPVDVRPQWNYC; encoded by the exons ATGACGTTACTGCTGGCGATCCTTTCCCATGCTGGGATGCTGCTCGGTCGGGGACTGAGGCCTCAGCGATGGTTGGCGTTCATCAGGACTCGCTTGTTTCTTTTCACGGCCGCCGCGgcattctttctctttccatttttttcttcttatgtgATTGTCtttcatcagcagcagcagcagcagcatcaagcCGATTCTGGCCTCCTGGTCCGCCCGTCGTCGCACCTGCTGGCACCCAccaaccagcagcaacagccaacATCAGCCGGGGCCTCATTTCCAGCATCAGCACTT CGCGATGATGCCGGTGATGGAGCAGCGGTGCTGCTGATGCCGTCGAGTGGTCAAGTCCAGCaggctcctgctcctgctcctgctcctgctgctcgcAAAAATCAGCAGTTTCACAAGGATGACCaaccagcagcaccagcaacTCTCCGcccggcgtcgtcgtcgtttaaaTCGTCGTGCAGTTTGGCAGCTGATTTGAGAGGTCCCCACCAAAAAGTCATCGGCTATTCCATTTACGGCGATTTCTCGCAGACGGCCACGGCCGACCGCTATTTAACCCCGCTGGCCGAGACCCTCAAAGACATCGCCTTGGCCTATCCAG GCTGGATCGTCAGGATCCACCACAACTTGTCAAGGAAGGAGAAGGAAACTTCGTCGTGGAAGATGTTGGAGAAGGCCGTCGGCTCGGCCGGCAACCACGTCGACTTGTGCAACGTGACGGAAATCGTGACCAGCCGCAAAATGGCAAAGGCCAAGTTCATCTTCCCCATGACTTGGCGTTGG TTGCCGGTGCTGGACGGGCTGGTGGACACGTTCATGTCGAGAGACGCCGACAGCGTGATTTTGCCTCGTGAGCGGGACGCCGTGGTCCAGTGGCTGGCCAGCAACCAATCCTTCCACATGATGAGGGACCATCCGGCTCACTGCATTTTTATGCTCGGAG GTTTGTGGGGTGTCAAACTGGCCGGCGACAGCAACCGACGCCGGCAAGTCACCAAAGCCTTTGAGCGGCTCTTCAGCCAAGAGAAACACGTCAATCAGTACAACTTTGACCAGAGACTCTTGACGAAACGCATTTGGCCCATCGCCAAATCTAGCCAC ATGGCCCACGACAGCTACTGCTGCCAGAAATTCAAAGGCTCCCGGCCGTTCCCGACGCAGAGGAGTCGCCAATTGACTTTTGTCGGCGGAATCCAACAGAAGAATCAAACTATCCAAAGTCCTTGCCCTAAGGCGTGCCGGCCCGTCGACGTCCGTCCACAATGGAACTATTGCTGA
- the LOC124326279 gene encoding uncharacterized protein LOC124326279 isoform X1 has translation MVASTLQSPIQYKIQILHVHNMVSRCFRLHHTLTLYLIIFGSLVLFFSFYYFDGHSHQRSTESASASENEIKHRPLVDYQIDRPSTRNNPPTAITENSLATSFKSTCGAAADRRGPHQKVIGYSMYGSNFSDPKFYNKYLKWFGETLRTIPMKYPGWVVRIYHQLKSDDVDSWKALNDVLDLKGNGDHIDLCNATQVIRNRHLGDIFEMTWRWLPMLDDMVDTLMSRDSDSVIITREQDAVAEWLASNKTYHIMRDHPQHCLFFVGCCWGVKINQERSAIVAVAEEMFKKNHLHKKGYDQEILIKHFKTMAVKSMVAHDSYCCGKFPGSQPFPTPRQNGWFIGWQRKVLAELKVPCPENCRPHNLTGPAALADWSLC, from the exons ATGGTGGCGAGCACACTGCAGAGCCCAATTCagtataaaattcaaattttgcatGTACATAACATGGTTTCAAGATGCTTTCGATTACACCACACCCTGACACTATACCTCATCATATTTGGGAGTCtggtattattttttagtttctatTATTTTGATGGCCATTCACACCAGCGGTCAACAGAATCAGCCAGTGCTAGTGAAAACGAGATCAAACATCGGCCTCTTGTTGATTACCAAATAGATAGGCCTAGCACGCGTAATAATCCACCTACAGCAATAACAGAAAATTCATTAGCAACATCATTTAAATCAACTTGCGGTGCGGCAGCTGATCGTAGAGGTCCACATCAAAAAGTCATCGGCTATTCCATGTACGGCAGCAATTTCTCAGATCCGAAATTTTACAACAagtacttgaaatggtttggtGAAACTCTCAGGACAATCCCAATGAAATATCCAG GATGGGTGGTCAGAATTTATCATCAGCTGAAGAGCGACGACGTGGACAGTTGGAAAGCCCTAAATGATGTCCTTGATTTAAAGGGCAACGGTGACCACATTGATCTCTGCAATGCGACGCAAGTAATCAGGAATCGACATCTGGGAGACATTTTCGAGATGACTTGGCGCTGG TTGCCAATGCTGGATGATATGGTAGACACTTTGATGTCGAGGGACTCGGACAGTGTCATAATTACTCGTGAACAAGATGCCGTGGCTGAGTGGCTGGCCAGCAACAAAACCTATCACATCATGAGAGATCACCCACAGCATTGTCTGTTTTTCGTCGGGT GTTGCTGGGGAGTAAAAATCAACCAGGAACGCTCTGCAATCGTCGCAGTAGCCGAGGAGATGTTTAAAAAGAATCACTTGCACAAAAAAGGATACGACCAAGAAATACTGATCAAGCACTTTAAAACCATGGCCGTCAAAAGCATG GTTGCACATGACAGCTACTGCTGCGGAAAATTCCCGGGCAGCCAGCCGTTTCCGACCCCGAGACAAAACGGTTGGTTCATCGGATGGCAACGCAAAGTATTAGCAGAGCTCAAAGTACCATGTCCGGAAAATTGCCGACCACACAACTTGACCGGACCAGCAGCATTAGCCGATTGGAGTTTGTGctga